CCCCGCGCAGCCGTCCAGCCACTGCCGTCTTTCTCCGACCGGAAGATGCCGTCTCGCATCGCGACCAGCATCACTTGAGCGTTTCCCGGAAGCACGGCGAAGCCGTTAACCGTTCCCGTGGGCAGACCGCCCACCCCTCGCCACCCTCAGAAGCAGTCGGGGTTGCGCTGGAGGCCATCGCCGGTGCCGGCATACAGGAAGATCCCGCCCATGCCGGTCGGGATATTGACCGAGGCGAGGACCTTGGTCTCGCCCGGAGGTCCGTCGTCGACACGCACCCACTTCTGTCCTCCATCGCTCGTTCGATAGAGCCCGGCGCCGGCCTCCCGCACCAAGGCATGGAGCTTGGTCGGCGCGTTCGGGTCGACCGCGAGACCGTGAACGTCGAGGCCACGAAGCCCGCCGTTCACGGCGACCCACGTCCTTCC
Above is a genomic segment from Candidatus Methylomirabilota bacterium containing:
- a CDS encoding YCF48-related protein; amino-acid sequence: MLVASPLAVTAQPNASRPSFEQVHSLAFDAAGRTLWLGAHTGLYRSEDGGRTWAKASLPAHEHGPDVMAIAPHPGEPDVLYVGTHEAGVLKTVDGGRTWVAVNGGLRGLDVHGLAVDPNAPTKLHALVREAGAGLYRTSDGGQKWVRVDDGPPGETKVLASVNIPTGMGGIFLYAGTGDGLQRNPDCF